The segment ACCATCGGCGCGGTCACGTTGGTGACGGCGTCGTTCTGGGGCCAATGCAGCTCGGAGGTCTTCTGATCGATCGGCAGCAGCGGCGTGGCCAGCGCCAACACCAGGCCGAGCATGCCTGCGAGCAGCGCGACCAGCTTGGCGTTGCGGTAGTCGTGGGCCTTCAGCACGGCCAGCGGGTCGCGTCGGCCGGTCTGTTCGGGTGCGTTCACGGTCACCGTTTCCTGACTCGTCTCACGGTCGGTCACTTGGCGGGCTCCAGACGGATCGATCCGTTACGCGACCAGCCCCACGTGCGGACGGATCCGGTCCGCACCTGCGCGGTCACGGCGTCCGGGCGCAGCGGTGTCTGCTTCTCCAGCGAACCCCAGTCGCGATGCCAGTCCTCGGCCAGATAGGTCGGGACCGTCACCTGCGACGTGGTGGCCTCGGTGATCGCCAGCAGACCACCCGACTTCGACGCCATCCACGTCTTGGACTGCGAGTTCGCCGTCACGTAGTCGGGCAGGATCCGCCACTGCGGAACCTCCGCCACGCCGTGCCGGATCGGGAGGGGACGCTGGCACGGGAAGTGTGCGGCCACCGGGAAGTCGATGAGCACGGGAGCCTCGGAACCGACCACCTGCTGCAGCGTGCGTACCTTCGGCGCGCGCGGCGGCGTGATCGCCATGAACTGCATCGGGCCGAGGTTGGTGTCGGCGAGCGACAGTCGCATCACGTCGGCCTTCGCGGGCACCGCGGTCATCGGGACGCGCAGATTGCGCCACGGACGGTTCGCGATCTCCGGACCCGGATCGATCGGAATCACGTCGGGACCGACCTGGGTGAACGTGCCGTCGGGACCCGCGGTGCCGAACTGCACGACCATCTTCTGACCGAACGTCGGCAGGCCGTCGGAGTCGATCGTCGAGACGGCTCCCGCGGTGGCGATCACCAGCAGCGGAGAGGCGTCGCGCGCGGGGAGCTGATACCAGCCGGTGGTGAGGTAGGCGTTGGCGTTGTAGCCGAAGCTGCCGAGCACCGGGGTCGACCTCGGATTCAGGCCGAACGGGAGGAGGGCGTGGGAGCCGTTGACGGTCTCCGGGCCGCGGCCACCGGTGGTGCCCGCCCCCAGGCCGCCGACGACGGCGAACGGCTTCGACGTGGAGCCGCCAACGTGCATCTGGCCGGCGCGGGCACTGCGGGTCTGCGGACTCAGATCGTCGGGAATGCCGGTCGGGCTGAATCCGACCGACTCGCTGCCGGTCAGTGCTCTGGTGGCGGACGCGCCGTCGACCGGAGTCAGGAAGTTCGCGTTGGGATCGGTCTCGACCAGGACTTGGTCGGCCATCGCGCACGGCTGCCCGCGCAGCGCATCGATGTTGTTGGACGCAACCGTCATGGCGGGCTGCCGGATGACGACGGCACGGCCGAACGCCAGGACGGTCGCGATCACCATCAGCGCGGCGATCACCAGCAGCGGCGTCGACGCGACCGCGATGCGACGTCGGTCGGCGGGACTGTCGGGCGCTCCCTCGGCGTGGTGCGCCAGGCCCTTGTTGGTCACGTAGTCCGACCGCAGATGCAGCCACAGGGTGGCGGCCACCGCGACGACGGCGAGGGCCAGCAGGATGCTCGAGACCTCGATGCCGGCGACCACCGGCGCGATGTTGAACCACGGGATGCCGAAGTTGTAGGCGTACGGCCACGCGTTGGTGCCCGCCGAGGCGGCGGCGAGTGCGAACAGCAGGCCCGCGGTCAGCGCCGACAGGTTCCGCAGCGATCGTGCGCTGCTCTGCGCGATGGTGATCGCCGCGAGTCCGGCGAGGGCGGCGCCGAGGGCGGTGAGGACGCCGAACTGGATGGTCCACTTGACCGGCGTGGCGAAGAGCAGCAGGAGGCTGACGCCGAACGCTCCGATCAGCCGCCACGTCGGTGCCGTCGCGACGCCCTTGATGGATCCGCGACGGAGCAGGACCGCGGCGACCAGGAACGCCGCCACGAACATCAGCAGCACCGGGATGCGACGGGCCAGCGCGCCGTCGGGCGTCCCGACCGAGAGGAAGTAGTAGCGGAGGAACTCCTGATGCCAGGGGACGATCGGGCCCGTCTGGTAGCGGACCTTCATCGACTCCAGAACGGTCACCAGGGTCTGATCGCGGAACACGACGACGGCGACGATGCCGCCCGCGGCGGCGAGCGGCGCCAGGAGGGCGACGAGACCGGCTTCGCGGCGGCGTTCGATCAGGATCCGCAGCATCGGGCGGGCGGCGACCAGCAGGATCGCGACACCCACGATGCCCTGCGGGGCCATCGCCAGGGTGAGGGCGGCGACCGTGGCGGCGAGCGCGGCGGGCAGCATCCGACGACGTTCGATCGCGATCTCGGTGGCCCACCAGGTCAGGAGCGAACCGAGGACGATGATGCCCTCGCCGCGCAGACCCGAGCAGAACGGCAGCCAGAAGGCGAGGAACACGGCGCCCGCGGTCCAGGCGGCCCACGCGTTCTTCGCGACGGCGTCACCGAGCCGCGGCAGGACGACGCGGGACAGCAGCAGCCACGAGGCGACGCCCGCCGCCAACTGGGGCAGATGCATCCACAGGATGGTCGGGGACACCTGGGACCACAGCGCGAGGAAGCTGTAGTACCAGTCGAACGGCGCCTCGGCGATGCCGAAGAAACGGTAATAGTTCGACATGTAGCCGGCCTCACCGGCGGTCCGGCCCATGTTCAAGATGTAGCCGTCGTCCGGGGCGCCCGCACCGAGGACCGTCCACAGCAGCAGGACACCGCTGACGGCGATGTCGGAGAGCTTCGGCCGCAGTCGGGACAGCAAAGATCCGCTCCGCCGCGACAATCCGCCGCGATATCCGTGGATCCGGTCCAGGCACCACAGCGCGAACAGCGCGATCAGGGTGGCCAGCACCGCGATCACCATCGCGAGCACCTTCATCGGGGTCGCGTGGCTCTCGTACCGGTTGTCGATCTCGATGTTCGCGCGCAGGCCCTGGCCCGCCGCTGCGAGTTGTTCGCCGGTGAGCGACGTGAACAGGCCGTCGACCTGCGGGCGGGTGTCCGGGGGCAGGATCGTCGCCGGGGCCAGTCCGACGAACTCCGCACCCGTCGCGCCGACCGACGAGAAGACGTGCAGGGAGCGGCACTTGCCCGCGGCGATGTCCGCGCGGGAGGCCGTGGCGGCCAGGTTGCTGCGGAACAGGACCGACACGCTGGTCTCGTTCGCGGTGATCATCAGCGCCTTGTTGGTGGACCGCTCCGCGCCCGGCGCCATCGTCGACAGGATGCTCGCCTTGTCCGGCAGTGTCGCGAGGACCGCGCAGTCGATGCTGATGTCGATGCTCTTGGCGCTCTGCGCGATCAACGGCGCGACGACCGACGGGTCGTTCGCATCGAGGTTCTGCCCCTGCGGCCACGAGATGGCGGCCGACGTCGTCGACACCGGCAGCAGCGGCGTGAGGACCGCGGCCAGCACCGCGATCACACCGGCGACCACCGCCAGCAGTCGTGCGGTCCGGGCCGACAGCGGGCTCGACCGAAGGTCGGAGGCGTCGTCGGCGGCGGTGTCGCGATCTGCGTCAGGCGGAGTGGCGGTGGGGTCTGGCACGCCCTCTGACGTTAGTCGACCTGCGGTGCAAGGACTAACCGACGAGTAGGGTCCGGCCGAATCGGTCGGGGATCAGTACCTGATCGGTGCCGGGCTCCACAGCCCGCTGCGTACGGCCTCGCTGTAATCGATCTTCGCCGGGACCGCGGCGTCGTACGGGGTGTACCGCTCCAGGGCACCCCAGTCGCGGCCGATGTCGCCGGACAGATAGGTGGCGACGGTGTCGGCGCGCTGCGAGACGTTCAGCCAGCCGAGCGGTCCGCCGCCGATCGCACCCTGCCATGCCCCGACAGCGGCCAGGTCGGCCCCGGGCCGGACGCGCCACTTCGGGATCTCGGTGACGCCGGCGTGGAAGTTGAACGGTCGCTGGCACGGGACGAACAGGCCCGAGGTCCAGTCGACGTGCGTCGGGACCGTGCTGCCGACGACGTCCTGCAGGGTCCTCATCTTCGGCAGTCGGGGCGGGGTCACCGCGATGAAGTGGTCGGCGGCGAGGTCGTAGTCGGTCGCCGAGATGCGGACCGCGGTCAGGTCGTCGGGCATCGACGCGGTGTCGATGCGGACATTGCGCCACGACGGCCGCGGGCCCGGGTCGATGAGCCCGATGGAACCCGTGTTCGTGATGTCGTCGTCCTTGGCGTCGGCGCCGAACTTCTGGTCGGTGTACTCCAGCTTCAAGGCCGACGGCGGGAAGATGCCCGCCACCGACAGGGTGACCAGCGGGAAGTCCTTGTAGTCGGCGGGCAGGCGGTACCAGCCCGACGTCAGCGTGGACGGAGTCTGCTCCTCGGCGTCGTAGCTGCCGAGGACGGGCGTGCGTGCCGGGTCGAGTTCGAAGGGGAGTTGCGCATGGCTGCCGTTGACGCCGGGGCGAGCGGTGACGCCGCCGCCGGTGCCGCCGCTGTTGGCGATCAGCAGGTCGGGGTCGATGTTCGCGTCGCGGGCCAGGACTCCCAGCGATCCGGACGAGGCCTTGGTCTGCACCTCGTCGGGGATCCCGTCCGGGGTGAATCCCGAGGTGGGGCCGCGATCGGAGTCGGGCCGCGAATGCGTCGGCGACCCCGCGAGCGGATCGGTGAGCGACCGGTCGACCGGCGTCAGGATGAACCGGCTCGGATCGGTCTCCACGAGCACGTTGTCGGCCATGCCGCACGGCTTGCCCGCAAGTGCGGCGAAGTTGGAGCGCGGAACAGAGAACGAGGAACTCTGATGGACGCCGGCCATCGCTGCGGTCGCGATCAGGAAGACCACCAGAGCGCCTGCGACGATGCCGAGCGGTGCGGCGGCGAGGACCCGGGAGGTGCCGGTGGCCGTCCGACGGAGCCGGGACGGGCTCGTCGGCGCGGGCGGCGTCGGGTCGGCGCCGGTGAACGGCTCGCGGAAGTGGAACCACAGCGCCAGGCCGAGCAGGGCCAGCGCGGCGTACAGCAGGACGTCGCCCGCGGGGACGCTGCCGATCGTCACCTGGGAGACGCCCCACGGCATGCCCCACGCGGACGCGTAGTAGTAGGAGTTGGGGGCGGTCATCGCGAGGGCGGCGACGAACAGGACCAGCGCGCCGACGATGGTGCGGTTGCGGCGAGAATGGGTGGCCTGCGCGCTCGCGGCGATGGTCGCCAGGGCGGCCAGGGCCGCCGCGAGACCGGCGAAGACGCCGAAGTGGTGGGTCCACTTGGTGGGCGTGAACATCAGGAACAGCAGCGAGCCGAAGGTGATGCCGACGATCCGCCGGGCCGGGCCCAACGCGGTGCCGGGGATCCGCGACTTCCGGATCAGGACGGCGCCCGCGATCGTCATGCCGAGCACCATCGCCAGCACCGCGAACCGGCGGGCGATGGAGCCGTCCGCGGAGAACGCGAACAGCGACGAGTAGCGGTCGATCTCGTTGTACCAGTTCAGCGACGGTCCCAGCGCCGTCTTCATGGCCGAGGCCTCGCTGAACGCGCTGAGCGTCAGCTTGGAGAACACGACGAAGATCACGAAGGTGCCCGCCGCGACGATGGGCGCCAACAGGGCGGCATACGCGGCGGTCGCGCCGCGACCGGTGAGGGAGTCGACCTCGATGGCGCGGCGGCGCAGCGCCAGGAACATCGGACGGGCGCCGGCGACGAGGGCCGCG is part of the Gordonia phthalatica genome and harbors:
- a CDS encoding arabinosyltransferase domain-containing protein — protein: MPDPTATPPDADRDTAADDASDLRSSPLSARTARLLAVVAGVIAVLAAVLTPLLPVSTTSAAISWPQGQNLDANDPSVVAPLIAQSAKSIDISIDCAVLATLPDKASILSTMAPGAERSTNKALMITANETSVSVLFRSNLAATASRADIAAGKCRSLHVFSSVGATGAEFVGLAPATILPPDTRPQVDGLFTSLTGEQLAAAGQGLRANIEIDNRYESHATPMKVLAMVIAVLATLIALFALWCLDRIHGYRGGLSRRSGSLLSRLRPKLSDIAVSGVLLLWTVLGAGAPDDGYILNMGRTAGEAGYMSNYYRFFGIAEAPFDWYYSFLALWSQVSPTILWMHLPQLAAGVASWLLLSRVVLPRLGDAVAKNAWAAWTAGAVFLAFWLPFCSGLRGEGIIVLGSLLTWWATEIAIERRRMLPAALAATVAALTLAMAPQGIVGVAILLVAARPMLRILIERRREAGLVALLAPLAAAGGIVAVVVFRDQTLVTVLESMKVRYQTGPIVPWHQEFLRYYFLSVGTPDGALARRIPVLLMFVAAFLVAAVLLRRGSIKGVATAPTWRLIGAFGVSLLLLFATPVKWTIQFGVLTALGAALAGLAAITIAQSSARSLRNLSALTAGLLFALAAASAGTNAWPYAYNFGIPWFNIAPVVAGIEVSSILLALAVVAVAATLWLHLRSDYVTNKGLAHHAEGAPDSPADRRRIAVASTPLLVIAALMVIATVLAFGRAVVIRQPAMTVASNNIDALRGQPCAMADQVLVETDPNANFLTPVDGASATRALTGSESVGFSPTGIPDDLSPQTRSARAGQMHVGGSTSKPFAVVGGLGAGTTGGRGPETVNGSHALLPFGLNPRSTPVLGSFGYNANAYLTTGWYQLPARDASPLLVIATAGAVSTIDSDGLPTFGQKMVVQFGTAGPDGTFTQVGPDVIPIDPGPEIANRPWRNLRVPMTAVPAKADVMRLSLADTNLGPMQFMAITPPRAPKVRTLQQVVGSEAPVLIDFPVAAHFPCQRPLPIRHGVAEVPQWRILPDYVTANSQSKTWMASKSGGLLAITEATTSQVTVPTYLAEDWHRDWGSLEKQTPLRPDAVTAQVRTGSVRTWGWSRNGSIRLEPAK
- a CDS encoding arabinosyltransferase domain-containing protein, which translates into the protein MPAFSVRRAQITAIITGILGALLALATPLMPVTQTVAQVSWPQNGTVGSVSAPLFSYTPIDLDVDIPCRAVDTLPPGKTILLSTTSPSAPDATDRGLFARVTTSATPTVEVVTRNIPILSAPLDRVRSSDCRSLRISATSDAVSAEFVGLTDSAGDPLKAKTGDENVPGGDQRPQVTGLFTQLTGPAAALPGLRAHMTIDSRYTTAPTILKWLAIIIGVLCTLISLAALARLDATDRRGHRRIFPARWWRLNPRDYTVIGLLAVWHMIGPNTSDDGYLMTMSRVAQQSDYTANYFRWFGAPEAPFGWYYEVFGLLSHVTVASPWMRLPALACGIISWLIISHEVLPRIGRAARIRAAVPWTAAAVFLVAWFPFNNGLRPEPIICLGALLTWCSVERAIATGRLLPAAVACTAGAFSIAAGPTGVLAVAALVAGARPMFLALRRRAIEVDSLTGRGATAAYAALLAPIVAAGTFVIFVVFSKLTLSAFSEASAMKTALGPSLNWYNEIDRYSSLFAFSADGSIARRFAVLAMVLGMTIAGAVLIRKSRIPGTALGPARRIVGITFGSLLFLMFTPTKWTHHFGVFAGLAAALAALATIAASAQATHSRRNRTIVGALVLFVAALAMTAPNSYYYASAWGMPWGVSQVTIGSVPAGDVLLYAALALLGLALWFHFREPFTGADPTPPAPTSPSRLRRTATGTSRVLAAAPLGIVAGALVVFLIATAAMAGVHQSSSFSVPRSNFAALAGKPCGMADNVLVETDPSRFILTPVDRSLTDPLAGSPTHSRPDSDRGPTSGFTPDGIPDEVQTKASSGSLGVLARDANIDPDLLIANSGGTGGGVTARPGVNGSHAQLPFELDPARTPVLGSYDAEEQTPSTLTSGWYRLPADYKDFPLVTLSVAGIFPPSALKLEYTDQKFGADAKDDDITNTGSIGLIDPGPRPSWRNVRIDTASMPDDLTAVRISATDYDLAADHFIAVTPPRLPKMRTLQDVVGSTVPTHVDWTSGLFVPCQRPFNFHAGVTEIPKWRVRPGADLAAVGAWQGAIGGGPLGWLNVSQRADTVATYLSGDIGRDWGALERYTPYDAAVPAKIDYSEAVRSGLWSPAPIRY